One Candidatus Omnitrophota bacterium genomic window carries:
- a CDS encoding beta-ketoacyl-[acyl-carrier-protein] synthase family protein, protein MDRRIVITGLGVLASTGIGKRIFWDGLKEGRSGMKPITLFDISTCRTRMGGEISDFKPEEILGVKGLRNLDRTTKLTLCAAQLALDDAGIKYPLTEAETDEFGVSLGSTMGSVWSISEFDKEALRNGPRSVNPALFSNTVMNSPASHTNIRFNIQGFSSTISTGFCSSIDAIYYAMNMLELYDYKVVLAGGVEEMCEQTYKGFHKIGHLAGSRPGKIEVNCPYDKRRNGIMFGEGASIVVLEELEHAKARGAKIYAEILGYGTCFDPKSRNIYSPKAEGATEAIKNCLDDAKISTSDIGYISGSGNSTLDCDYMETNAVKNVFGSRAKLIPISSIKSMIGESFSASGGLNLAASLGVFEEGFIPPTINYIQPDKRCDLDYVPNKSQENRVKNVLVNSFSPTGSNSTLTVGVYE, encoded by the coding sequence ATGGATAGGCGTATAGTAATTACGGGCTTAGGCGTGCTTGCCTCGACGGGAATAGGTAAGAGAATATTTTGGGACGGGCTAAAAGAGGGCCGGTCCGGGATGAAGCCGATAACGTTATTTGATATTTCTACATGCAGGACACGGATGGGCGGAGAGATAAGCGATTTTAAACCGGAGGAGATTTTGGGAGTTAAAGGATTGCGTAATCTGGATAGAACGACCAAACTGACGCTTTGCGCGGCACAGCTTGCTCTCGATGACGCCGGTATAAAGTATCCGCTTACAGAGGCCGAGACGGATGAATTTGGCGTGTCGCTGGGTTCTACGATGGGTTCGGTCTGGTCCATAAGCGAATTTGATAAAGAAGCTTTACGCAACGGGCCGCGTTCGGTCAATCCAGCGCTCTTCTCTAATACAGTCATGAATTCACCCGCAAGCCATACTAATATAAGGTTCAACATACAGGGGTTCAGCAGCACTATCTCGACAGGATTTTGCTCAAGTATAGACGCTATCTATTACGCTATGAATATGCTCGAGCTATATGATTATAAGGTAGTGCTTGCAGGCGGAGTCGAAGAGATGTGCGAGCAGACATATAAAGGTTTTCATAAGATAGGCCATCTGGCCGGTTCCCGCCCAGGTAAGATCGAGGTCAACTGTCCTTATGATAAGCGCAGGAACGGCATAATGTTCGGCGAAGGCGCCTCTATAGTAGTATTAGAGGAGCTGGAACATGCGAAAGCGCGGGGAGCCAAGATATATGCCGAGATCCTGGGTTATGGCACATGCTTTGATCCGAAGAGCAGGAATATCTATAGTCCTAAAGCAGAAGGCGCTACGGAAGCTATTAAAAATTGTCTTGATGACGCAAAGATAAGCACGAGCGATATAGGCTATATCAGCGGTAGTGGCAATTCAACTCTCGACTGCGATTATATGGAGACAAACGCGGTGAAGAATGTTTTTGGCAGTAGGGCCAAGTTAATACCGATAAGCTCTATCAAATCGATGATAGGTGAAAGCTTTTCAGCTTCAGGCGGGCTTAATCTTGCCGCTTCATTAGGTGTATTTGAGGAAGGTTTCATTCCTCCGACAATCAACTATATTCAGCCGGACAAGCGCTGCGATCTCGATTATGTGCCGAACAAGTCGCAGGAAAACAGGGTGAAGAATGTGCTGGTCAATTCCTTCAGCCCTACCGGTTCAAACTCAACGTTAACGGTGGGGGTGTATGAATAG
- a CDS encoding helix-turn-helix domain-containing protein: MPEDNVFTVQEVATYLRMKPVTIYKHAKAGKLPCFKVGANWRFKKSTIDRWISEQEARENNGSK; encoded by the coding sequence ATGCCAGAAGATAATGTCTTCACGGTTCAGGAAGTGGCCACGTACTTAAGGATGAAGCCTGTTACTATATATAAGCACGCAAAGGCAGGCAAGCTTCCTTGTTTTAAGGTAGGGGCCAACTGGCGATTCAAGAAGTCGACCATCGACAGATGGATCTCTGAACAGGAAGCAAGAGAGAATAACGGGAGTAAGTAA
- a CDS encoding transposase has protein sequence MPRIARLVVPDYPHHITQRGNYRQIVFNDDADSREYLELVALYSKKFHLTILSYCLMNNHVHFIAIPESEDSLANTFRIAHTRYSQYFNKKIKACGHLWQGRFYSCVLDERHLIATARYVERNPVRVKIVKNPADYSWSSARSHTDVSHNDIIDTSALFKYIDVKQKEWEKLIGESDEPDEVAVIRKYTMTGRPLGGVSFIQKLEKTFDKKLHALPVGRPKRTAK, from the coding sequence ATGCCACGTATAGCACGGTTAGTAGTTCCGGATTACCCTCATCATATAACTCAGCGGGGCAATTATCGGCAGATCGTGTTTAATGATGATGCCGATAGTAGGGAATATCTTGAACTCGTTGCCCTCTATAGCAAAAAATTCCACCTTACTATTTTAAGCTATTGCCTTATGAATAATCATGTCCATTTCATAGCGATACCAGAGAGCGAGGATTCTCTGGCAAATACATTCCGAATAGCGCATACAAGATATTCTCAATATTTTAATAAGAAAATAAAGGCTTGCGGGCATCTCTGGCAAGGAAGGTTCTATTCGTGCGTTCTTGACGAAAGGCATCTTATCGCCACAGCCAGATATGTAGAGCGTAACCCTGTCAGGGTAAAGATAGTGAAAAACCCAGCTGATTATAGCTGGTCAAGCGCCAGAAGCCATACCGATGTTTCGCATAATGATATTATCGATACAAGCGCTTTATTCAAGTATATCGACGTTAAACAAAAGGAGTGGGAAAAGTTAATAGGGGAAAGCGATGAACCGGATGAAGTGGCTGTTATTCGTAAATATACCATGACAGGTAGACCGCTAGGAGGGGTATCTTTCATTCAGAAACTTGAGAAAACCTTTGATAAGAAGCTACATGCATTGCCGGTAGGAAGGCCAAAGAGAACAGCTAAGTAA
- a CDS encoding S8 family serine peptidase: MVKKIFFLTIIGVLLIESHAFGALSTVRYKMSGDLSALIGIRADAHRNKRPLTRENRKIIFYTQNPDSASKYITSHGGDILRKNKDLIVAKIPLDNVEDIIDNGPGIKYARLPRKFFPCEIISEGVNLSGAGNMQDSGITGNGVKIAVLDVGFKGLSAAIANGEIPPTVASHDFSDMGMETQYVHGTASAEIIHDIAPAAELHLLKMSDETDLSEAATYCKNNGIRIASISLGTFGTGPGNGTGTVDEICDDLKANGILVVAAAGNSGNTHAGDGTPIGTHWQGPFLDSGYEYPAGSGNRIHQFIPGDPTSYYNVIYAIPSHDDDGNPESDEVTIAMRWNDWPGANVDYDMYLLDGTDGHLIDSSTGIQSGTQQPLETIIIDVPDSAPYKVYTLLVTRKNDEPSGKDLELMLGGKCLFLPLVTGSPPIATSSSSLYEPADAQSVLTVGAIKYSSWTTGPQEEYSSQGPTNAWAGSGARIKPDICGPDAVSTYTYGAISFPGTSAATPHIAGAAALILSMHPQYTVDQLIAAIESNGIDMGSSGKDSIYGSGRLNIAASLNSEPILEWTGEAGYVSDGLEPELANGLTPLSFRIKYKDADGDAPVIHDICIDRNGDGDYSDPAEVVSMTAVSGANYVTGMIYSCETTIAYSGGSSNHSYYFRFADTGATATGNIASAISPQTAINKPDILQTLSLSIDITSWQLSAVPPGSIYLMDNSNKIKTTNNGDGPETYSLRITGEGNGWSAATGRDGADINKYVLSALFSASSETSIDSSYFNETASEDVISVDSATKASQTIFGSTRFPVSGSAVPVGANRNLWLELKAPTKDTTRIGQSINVTINAETQ; the protein is encoded by the coding sequence ATGGTTAAAAAAATATTTTTTTTAACCATTATAGGGGTACTACTTATAGAGAGTCACGCATTTGGTGCGTTATCGACTGTGCGTTATAAGATGAGCGGCGATCTGAGCGCCTTGATCGGGATCAGGGCCGATGCTCATAGGAATAAGAGACCGCTTACCAGGGAAAATAGAAAAATTATATTCTACACTCAAAACCCAGACTCTGCTTCAAAATATATTACATCCCACGGCGGAGATATACTCAGAAAAAATAAGGATTTAATCGTAGCCAAAATACCTCTTGATAATGTCGAGGATATTATTGATAATGGGCCCGGCATCAAATACGCCAGGCTACCGCGCAAGTTCTTCCCCTGTGAAATAATCAGCGAAGGAGTTAATCTATCAGGGGCGGGGAACATGCAGGATTCCGGCATTACCGGTAATGGTGTAAAAATAGCGGTTTTGGATGTAGGATTTAAAGGGCTATCAGCAGCCATAGCCAACGGTGAGATACCGCCAACTGTAGCAAGTCACGATTTTAGCGATATGGGAATGGAGACCCAATATGTGCATGGAACCGCATCCGCTGAAATAATTCACGATATAGCGCCTGCCGCGGAACTCCATCTCCTGAAGATGAGCGATGAAACGGATTTGTCCGAAGCCGCTACATACTGCAAGAATAACGGTATCAGGATAGCAAGTATTTCCTTAGGCACTTTTGGAACCGGTCCTGGAAACGGAACCGGTACTGTTGATGAAATATGTGATGACTTAAAAGCCAATGGCATACTTGTTGTCGCAGCGGCGGGGAATTCCGGGAATACTCATGCAGGGGATGGCACACCGATAGGAACTCATTGGCAAGGGCCTTTTCTTGACTCTGGCTACGAGTATCCGGCAGGAAGTGGTAACCGTATCCATCAATTTATCCCGGGAGACCCCACCAGTTACTATAATGTAATCTATGCCATACCTTCGCATGACGATGATGGTAATCCCGAGTCGGATGAAGTTACGATCGCAATGCGCTGGAATGATTGGCCCGGCGCTAATGTTGATTATGATATGTATTTGCTGGACGGCACAGACGGCCATTTGATAGATTCTTCCACAGGAATTCAGAGTGGCACGCAGCAACCGCTTGAAACAATAATTATAGATGTGCCGGATAGCGCCCCATACAAAGTTTATACGCTTTTAGTTACGAGGAAAAACGATGAACCGTCCGGAAAAGATCTTGAATTAATGCTTGGCGGAAAATGTTTGTTTTTGCCGTTAGTTACAGGCTCCCCGCCGATTGCCACATCTTCCAGTTCATTATATGAGCCGGCGGATGCCCAGAGCGTGCTTACGGTTGGCGCGATTAAATATAGTAGCTGGACAACCGGGCCGCAGGAAGAATATAGTTCCCAGGGGCCCACAAATGCATGGGCAGGATCCGGCGCGCGGATAAAGCCGGATATCTGTGGTCCAGACGCAGTTAGCACTTATACATATGGTGCGATTTCATTTCCCGGTACTTCCGCGGCAACTCCTCACATTGCCGGCGCAGCAGCGCTGATTTTATCAATGCATCCACAATATACCGTTGATCAACTGATAGCGGCCATCGAGTCTAACGGTATTGACATGGGCTCTTCTGGAAAAGACAGCATTTATGGAAGCGGCAGATTAAATATCGCCGCGAGTTTGAATTCCGAGCCGATCCTGGAGTGGACAGGCGAAGCCGGATACGTAAGCGACGGGCTTGAGCCCGAGCTCGCGAATGGCTTAACGCCGCTTAGCTTTAGAATAAAATATAAGGATGCTGATGGTGATGCGCCTGTAATACATGATATATGTATAGACAGAAATGGAGACGGAGATTATAGCGATCCTGCCGAAGTTGTCAGCATGACAGCGGTGAGCGGGGCTAATTATGTTACCGGCATGATCTATTCATGCGAAACTACAATAGCATATTCCGGGGGCAGCTCTAACCACTCTTATTATTTCAGATTTGCTGATACTGGCGCTACCGCGACAGGAAACATTGCAAGTGCCATTAGTCCGCAGACAGCTATAAATAAGCCGGACATATTACAGACTCTCAGTTTATCCATAGATATAACATCCTGGCAATTATCGGCTGTCCCGCCAGGGTCGATATATCTTATGGATAACTCGAATAAAATAAAAACCACAAATAATGGCGATGGGCCCGAAACTTATAGTTTGCGTATAACAGGAGAGGGCAATGGCTGGTCTGCAGCCACCGGCAGAGACGGCGCAGACATTAATAAATATGTATTAAGCGCGTTATTCAGCGCATCTTCGGAAACATCCATAGATTCGTCATATTTTAACGAAACAGCGAGCGAGGATGTTATATCGGTCGATAGCGCCACAAAGGCGAGCCAGACGATTTTCGGTTCCACCCGCTTCCCTGTAAGCGGTTCCGCGGTTCCTGTGGGCGCGAATAGAAATCTGTGGCTTGAATTAAAGGCACCGACAAAAGATACGACACGTATTGGTCAGTCGATCAATGTAACAATAAATGCTGAAACGCAATAG